ATGCCATTGAAGTGCATTATTGTTGAGATTTATTATATCGATTTAATGCATGGAGTCACTGGAGAAAGACAAGAATGGCATTCTTGACATAACTTTGCTTTAAATGTTTCAAGTCGGATTTTGCGTTAACAATAATCAACTAAGacttcaacaaaagaaaatgaagaaaattatgcAAAACTCTCTCAAACTTAGGCTTCActtgttttgtaaaaaatttgacattttctataaaatattttttcaaaattcatttttcaagaaaatcatagctttttccaatatttggcttaaatctgaaaataaactattaaattatttttcatcatttgaaaagaaaatttggtttaattttcctAAAGAAACATGCTGAGGCCAGACACCAGAGAAGGCCACCAAGGACCTATGCATGGTTGCTAAGGACTTGAACACAACCGTTGGGGATCAAGGCATGAACATCAAGGTCATGAGCATGGCCATTGAGGACTCTAGCATGAGCACTAAGATCCCAAACTTGAGCTCTATGGACTAGCCTTGGGCTACAGTAACCTAGGCAAAGGAGCCCGTTACTAGTGCACACAGTCAAGAACCTTGGCACTTGGGCCCGACGTGAGAAATCAAGCCAAACCTTAATGGGCCTAGGCCCAAACACATGATGATAGGTTAATGTTGGTTATATTTGAGACTACATTATTCAGATAGATCAACAACTGTGCCACACCCGTATGAGTCGGGTTCGTCTCAAACAAAGAGATCATCTAATCAGAATCCTGTTGTGATATTCTTAGTTTAACTCACTAGAGATATTATGTACTTTGGCTTATCTATACCAAACCTcacgattttatcttttagtgtATAGATAGGCACTTTTTTCAAGAGATTACCCATCTTAGTAGTGCTCTCACCTATCAATGGAGGGACATAACCGATGAATAAAAGATACAAGACTAAGCCATGGGAATTCCCTATTGGGCCAACGACTCATGAATGCCGCTAGGTTGGCTTCTTTTATAGAGGTGAGTAAGGGGGTCAAGTAGAGACCAAAGATATTGAGTGATCAATTTGGCTCCATAGGAGTAAGTCACGAAGATTGAGAAATAGCCTATAGACCATCCCTATGGGGCGGTAAATGGAGAGTCACCCCACCCTAGGACTATGGAACAAAGGGTTATTGCATGTCTTAGTAgctagaaggaaaagaaagctaTGCCTTACAATAATGATTCTTTTAGCATTAGCCTATCAGGAGAATCAATTACTCAATCTTTGGGATAAGGATACCACAAGTGCAATAACTTTCATACGACACCCATTTAAGAGTTATAATCTTTTTCCGACCACTTAAGAGCCTTAACTTCTAAAACACATTCATTTGAGTGCCatgtgtgaaagctagtatgagcacctagagggggtgaataggtgcagaaacaattttgcgaGATATATGCAGTgcaaatcaacaatagattatgaaaaggaaattctcaaaacaaattacgatcaaagtaaaagagtgtagagaagagaatatgaacacagagattatagtggttcggcttaatccaagcctacgtccactcttccgcactgacagcccaatggctgaatttcactatgaacaaaagagttgttacagttagACTCTTCCTTGaatccacagtgtagagactctactacacttcctcaaggtctctcaatgatatagattctcttttgtgtacaagatttcgctcagtagtTTAATtaactaagaacaaggagcttcagactttggaattcttctattgcacACACtcttgaacaactggaacgtcttcattatatactcatttatgtcatcatacccgttggcacttaccaaagaaattcttccaatctacccattggacagaatcaattaggaagatcttcgagctatttaaggaatatgacgatagcccatcaatcatgctcgcccatacaatcaggatcttggtttctataagtagaaccttccaagtatacttcgccaatcaacgaatccacgattcccaaatcaatcttgatcaaaatcaaggattccgacatgcttTATCCAACCAAAAGATCTACTCCaatcgataaagtcaaatccttgacgaaacatccagttttgAATAAGTCTTAtttgacggtctagaaactgtcaatgaggatagactttgagtcttgagtctggcagtccggaggtcttcaaactttgatggaagagtctgcaagtcttcagactagactgatgaaaatgttttgtcagcttcaaaacactcaaggaagttttcttcaaCACCATTGAGGACCTTGTCTAGTTGCCCGAGACTTGCACATAGCCGTTGGCAACCTAGGCATGGTCCTCAAGGCCCCAAGCATGGCTATTGAGGACTCTAGCAAGCATTGAGATCTCAGACCCGATCTCTATGGTTCCAGCCTTGGGCTACAATAACTTGGGTGAGGGAGCTGGTTGCTAGCGCACATAGTCGAGAACCTTAGCACTTGGGCCCCACCACGAGGAACCAAGCCTAACCTTGGTGAACCCAAGCCCAAACGCATCATGATAGGTTAATGTTGATCATATTTGAAAATGCGTCCTTCGAGTAGGTGGATGGGCATATCATTTCACATGTACTTCTATGAGTTAGGCATTTCTTGAACTGAGAGATTTGTGAATTGGGATCTTATTGTGACACCCCTAGTTTAACCCATTCGAAATATTATCTATTTTGGCCCATTTCACATTGAGCCTTATGATTTTGTCTATGGCATATATGTAGGCTCACTCATCGTAATAGTGCTCTCACCTGCTAATGGAGGAACGCAACCTAGGAACAAGAGAAATAGGGCTAAGCCATGGGATTTCCCAATTGGGCCAACAACTCATTAATGTTGCTAGATTGGCTTCTTCTATAGAGGTTGAGTAAGGGGGTTGAGTAGAAACCAAAGGTCTTGAGTGAGCGATTCGGCTCCGTAGAGGTAAATCAAGAAGATTGAGAAATAGCCCTACAGACCATCCCTATGGGGGCGGTGAATGGAGAGTCACCTCTCCCCAAGACTACAGAACAAAGTGTTATCATGCATCTCAGTagccaaagcaaaagaaagcTATGCCTTGCAATAATGATTCCTCTAGCATTAGCCTCTTGGGATAATTGATAACTCAATCTTTGATACACTATACCCTAGATTTTGAGAGTCCATTAGCCGAAATTGATGACTTGGTTATAGGAATTGAGTACTTGAGCATCAAGCCCTTGAGCTAGACCTTATGGACTTAGGCTCGTGAACCAGATGAGGGTCTTGGGCCTAGCCTCTATTGACCTAATCCTAGGCACCTGTGATATCAACATGAGAGCTAGGTACTCAAGCATGGTTGTTAGAGACTAGGTCTTGGGCCTGACCTCCATGGACCCAAAAGGCGTCGATCAGTTGACCATAGGAGCTAGGTATTAGGCATGACTTTCATGGACTCAAGTAGGAGCACCAAGATCCTAAGCTTGGCCTCTATGGACTGAAGCTCTAGCCCAAGCATTAAATTGGGGTCCCCAATGATACTTACATGGGCGTGGGAGCCATGTCCCACGGCATAGCCACCAAGTTTGGGCAAACTTCATGAGTCGATTTGCCTACACGTCTTGCTTTTACTGCTAACCTCCATGGACCCAAGCAAGGCAATGGTTACTTGAACACAAGAGCAAGGTACCTAAGTTTAGCCACCAAGGCTTAAGCATGGCAACTAGGTCTCCGAGCTCAACCTTAGTGGACTCAAGCCCGAGTGCCAATGACTTGGGTCTAGAAGTCAAGTTTCCAAACATAGCCATTGAGAACTAAGCACTGACACTGTGGACCTAAGCTTAACCTTTATGGACTTGGGCCTGCCTTGATGGACCAAAGCCCAAGCACCAAATTAGGGTCCCAGGCTAAGCCTCTATGGATCTAGGCTTAAGCACCAATTACTTGGGCAAAAAAGTCAAGTATCCAACAAGCACCTTAGCACCAGAGTCTCAAGTCCGAGCATTAGTGACTTGGTTGCAAGAGTAAGAATTTAGGGTCTTGGGCCTTACCTTGGGTCACCTGGGCCTAGCCTTTGTGGACCCAGGCCCAACCACCAAGGAACCAGTCGTAGACTCGATGGTATCAAGAGGAGGAGTCAAGTACTTAGACATGGTTGGCAAAGATATGGGCACGGGCATTGCGATCTCGAGTATGGTTGTCGAGAACCTTGGCATGGGCACTAGGGTCACATACCTAGCCTATGTGGACCCAAGCACTAATGTCGAGGTTTGTGTCTAAACGTATTTGtggacaataaaaatatttttgttcattcattacaagtgatcatttttatgaagatattttttaaatcatttatttttcgcgaaacaaacaAAATGTAGGAGTAAAAACCTACGTTAAACACGCATTGCTCCTTTGAACTTTGTTTAGTTACAACCATCCATTATATTTTTGGTTACCATGTAGTGCATATGGCTTCTAATAAGTAAaaggatatttttattatcttgttTAAGGAAATCTTTCTTTCGCtcttgaattcaaaataaataaaaagtaagaaTATGGAGAAAcataatctaattaaaagatccataaagaaaaattaagtatCAATAATTATACATGCTAATGACTTATAATAAGTAAAAGCGTATTTTTATCTCTTTGCTCaaagaaatctttctttttctctttatttagaaaaaggaaaaattatgaaaatagaaGTAAAATGTTTATACAGAAAATAAGTATCAAtgataatgttaaaaaaaaattttaatattttataaatatattaatagaattaataagatattttaaggaaaaaacacaattaagtataatgaaaaaaaaaatcgataacaAAAGGTCAAATTAAAAACGGTATACTCTATATGCATTTTTAAATGGCTATGTGATGCATAAAAAGGATTTATTAgtaagaaatatttaaaaatatcactttgaatttcaaatAACCATTTCCTTATATAAATTGAGATAGGGTTAACTAGTGGGCCGTGCCAAGCAAGAGATTTTCCTTGTCAACCCGCGGACTGGTCCTCGAAACGTTGGCCCGAGTCAAGCCCCttgtatattttttaattgagttaaatttttttggctgaataaaaattagaaagaacaataattagaaattgaatttacaACTCCgatatttgataaaaattacaAGAAATGCAAATATACCAGCATTGTAGGATTACTCCAAGTAAtatataattaatgaaaaatctcatttaattagACGCAAATGAAGTACAAATGCATCTTCACATTATTCTTAAATACAAGTGCCCTAATGACGATTTTACACGGATTACACTTGAGAATTTCTAATTAATCTCAATGTCTTCAGCATGTTGTCTCTCACCAGGCCTCATACGATAAAGTGTCATCATTGTCGTCTTGTTCACATTTGGCACGTTCTGCTGGAGCCAATTCTTGCAATAAACCAATCATGCCCTCAGACAGCCCATTTCTATAGATTTCATGGTCAAGACGAACATGGACTCGAGTTGTACCGTAGAGGTTGGCGGTGTCAGTAAGTCACGAGCCAATATGGAAATAATCGACCAAGAAAATGAGCTCAGATTATGTGGCCCATTGGCATCTTTATAGATGGGCTTCCCAAGCAAACTACAAACTCAATTGTGGGCCACCTTGGTTTGGGCTTACAAACTCCAATGTGGCCCATGGAAATATGATCTCGGTGCTCCCAACCGAGGACGGGTGGGAAAAATTCTTTTAGGTATTCTCCAAGTACGCCTAAGCGAGGTAATAGGGAGGACAAACCTGCCATTGGGAGAGCAACGCTTGagattgaaaggaaattgaATCTTGCCATGGGATTTCTATAAGTTCTAACAATTCTTTTTACTAGTCCCACGTTGTATATGAAACTATTTGAGTTATCAATGCTGTTGAGCAAATCTATAgggtttgttttgcaaaaaatcagTAACTAGGAAAAAAACTTTATTAACTTTGACCATTTATATTGTTTGGAAAATAAGTTTACgttaatattttccttaataagCACAACTTATGCCTGtacatttttattaataaagaaGATTAAGTGATACAGTTGACTGAagttagaaaaatcttttgtaaATTATTGGTTTTTTGCAAAACAAGTGCACCAAAGAGAATACTTGGATACTTCTTCATTGAGGTTAATGGCAATATATTCATGATACTAAGAGGATGGTTCATTAAGTCACAGTTACATAAGAAAATGGAGGAACTTTACTCGCACCAAAACTTTAATCGTAAGAAAAGAATCCATCTATCTACCCACAAGATCATGCCTTAAATAACAATACTTATATTACCACAATGACATTATTGTTTACAAAAGGCTTTCTCTACTGATGCTTAAATGAATCCCAATCACCAACCCTTCTTTGCTAAAATTATATTGCCGTCATTATAACCTCTCCACAGACACTAACCTAACAAATCTAATACACAACAAAGCAAAGGAAAACAGAGCAAAGGGCCGAAAAAGATAGCGAGTGTTGCTTGGATAAATGTCTTCATCTCAACATAAGGGAAGATCATCAGGAGGAGGCAGCAAGCATTGAGAAGGGCCAGGCCCATTGGGTACAATGAAGGCCATGGCAAGGCCCCATGTAGTGTGCTCCTCAAGGTGGCAATGGATGAACCAAGCCCCCGGGTTATCAGCCTTCAGGCGGATCGCGGCCCATCCCCCGACGGGGACCGCCACCGTGTTCCTCTCGGGCGGGTCCACGAGGTTATAGCCCGCGGGATCGACGTTGGCATCGTAGTTCCCGAAACCCCGCCCCATGATGAAGAAGTTGTGACCGTGGACGTGGATGGGATGGTTCTCGGGGCTAAGGAAGCTCGTGTCCTGGAGCACAACCTCCAAGTTGGTGCCGAACGGCACCACCAGGAGCTTTCTTCCGAACTCGGTATTCATGTTCTTCGTGAGGGGGTTGACTCCGGTGAAATTGAAGGCCTTTGGGGGCCGCTCCGGGAAGGTCGAGGTTAGCATCTTGCTCGCGGTGAGGTTCTTGTAGTGCCTCTCAAGGATCGACATTAGCGGGCGGACGAAGGACTGGTTGTTCATCGATGCAAAGAACCGCTTCCCGGCATAGCCCTTGCAAGTTCGATTCGGTGGACAATCTTGGAGGTTGAGGCTGATGGTGGTGATCACTCTCCTATCGATTGCCTTGGGGACCTTACATGGGTATTGAGGTGTTGCAAGGCTCTTGAGCTTGTCCGAGAACTTTGTCGCAAAGGTTGTGTCGGTCATTTTAGGAAGATTAGGGACCACGACGCTAGGCTTGATGCTTCTGCCACTAGAATTGGGGCCTTTGTATTTTAAAAAGCCCAGTGTTGTGGAATTATCAAAGGGGAAAACGGAGGTGAGGTAAGGAGCGGCTGCCATTGGGAACATTCCTGAGGGGTCCGGCGCTCGGTTTGTCCGGAGCAGGACATTCGTGGTCTGCCCCGGCGCAATCATTATGGCCCGGATTGAAAAGGGCTTCGTGTAGGCCGCGTCGATCTCGACCACCTTCAGTGAGTGGTTGGCCACTGCGAAGAAGAGCTCGTGATTGAGTGCGGCGTTGATGATCCGAAGCAGGTACGTCTTGCCCGGTTCCACGGCCCGGATGAACGTATCTGCAGAGGCAGGAAGCAATTGGAGATTAAACTACAGTAGGTGATCATAGCCCATccaaaaaaagggaaggaactAAAGTTTTGagaaagagcaaaagaaaaacatctgATTGAGAAGGCACTAGTATTATGATACCTTTGGCAGAGCAAGGATAGAGAGGACCTGGAAGGCCATTGATGGTGTAAGCGTCTGAGAAATTAGGGCCACCACCATACATCATTTCACCCTCCACTGCATCAACATCCGCATTCCACCATTCACCTATTGTTTAGGGTCAAACCAGGTGCAATTCCAAGTCAGAAAGCAGTACagacagaaacaaaaaataattcagAGTGAGGGAGCGAAAGTGAAAAAGGCCTTGGCCATCATATTCATTTGCATACATGAATTCTGAACAAACGAACACAAAGGGGACATTGGTTGCATGATGTGGGTCAAAGTTCTCGGACATAGAAGTGGACCTGTCGGATACACTACATGTGACATACACTATGTGCAAAAGTAGAAAGACATTTAATGTGTCATTTTTAAGATTTACTTCAACAATATGTCAGATGTGATTAGTTAAGAGATACGATATCTTAACTTTTAGCTCGCAAATTTGGTATTAAAAACCCTCTAAAATATATTCGAGTCAATTTCATGCGAAGCATATCATATTGAGATGAATATCAAtgcatttaaatttatttaaagggTATTATCTAATAAGATAGCTAAGCATTACCGAAAATGATGGGGATTTCAGCTTCAATCTTGGGTGAGAATGGGTAGGGCAAGCGGGGGTAGATGATGAAGGCACCATGTACGGAGGCTCTTTGCCAAGAGAAATGGGCGTGCCATAGAAGGGTGCCTCTTTGGTCCGCCACACTGAACTTATAGGTGTAGGTGTGCCCTCCTTTTATGGGGCACTGGGTTATGTAGGCCGGTCCATCCGCCCAGG
The nucleotide sequence above comes from Eucalyptus grandis isolate ANBG69807.140 chromosome 2, ASM1654582v1, whole genome shotgun sequence. Encoded proteins:
- the LOC104422164 gene encoding laccase-1: MEGTNQQCMILRVLVLILSCNILIAFSAATDTKRFYFNVEWKQVTRLCHTKSLLTVNGKYPGPTIAVYEGDHVEVKVTNRITKNTTIHWHGIRQYRTAWADGPAYITQCPIKGGHTYTYKFSVADQRGTLLWHAHFSWQRASVHGAFIIYPRLPYPFSPKIEAEIPIIFGEWWNADVDAVEGEMMYGGGPNFSDAYTINGLPGPLYPCSAKDTFIRAVEPGKTYLLRIINAALNHELFFAVANHSLKVVEIDAAYTKPFSIRAIMIAPGQTTNVLLRTNRAPDPSGMFPMAAAPYLTSVFPFDNSTTLGFLKYKGPNSSGRSIKPSVVVPNLPKMTDTTFATKFSDKLKSLATPQYPCKVPKAIDRRVITTISLNLQDCPPNRTCKGYAGKRFFASMNNQSFVRPLMSILERHYKNLTASKMLTSTFPERPPKAFNFTGVNPLTKNMNTEFGRKLLVVPFGTNLEVVLQDTSFLSPENHPIHVHGHNFFIMGRGFGNYDANVDPAGYNLVDPPERNTVAVPVGGWAAIRLKADNPGAWFIHCHLEEHTTWGLAMAFIVPNGPGPSQCLLPPPDDLPLC